GCTTAAAGCTGTCGAGGCTGTGGATCATGGAGAAAAGGGAGAGGGCCTTTCTGGCCTTGTTTCTCTGGAGATGGCCTATAAGATGCCAATTCACCGGATGGCCTTCAGGCCACACATCTATTTTAGATTCGCCTTCCTGAACCCTGTTCTCCCCAAGCCCCCACAGAAGGCCTGTATCAACCGCCGGAAGCAGGGCCTCTACCGGGTGGGTCTTGCTCACCGCCAGTAACTTTACGTCCTCAGGCCCTCTGCCGGATCTGAGGGAGATCTCTTTTATGTCATTAAAGACGGAGCGAACCTTATCCTCTATAGCCATAGAGTCTACCATAACTTGATCCTTCCTTCCTTACCTATCATTCCGTTCAATAGTACTAAATTTCCGGGATTCAGGCCACCGTAGACCAGAAACCGGTCTCCAGGCATAGGGATACCTCGGACCTCCCTGAAAAAGACTCGATCTCCACGAACCTGAAAAACCCCTTTTTTGCCGTTCTTTATCACAACCGCCGACTCGGGCAGTTCCGCCCCACGCCACTCTCCACCTTTAAGGTATATGGTCATATCCCGACGAACCAGGGAGGACAGAGGGAAAAAAGGCATATCCATATAGACCTTTAAGACCTGGCCCATAACCTCGACCACCCGGACATCCCCTCTGAAAGGGGAACCTAGGGGATCGAGACGAAACTCGATAAACCCCGACTGGGCCTCCGACTTGAGGGACTCGGTCAGAGGAGAGTAAAACACCGCCCTCAAAACCTGAGGCTGGGGGATCAGCTTTCCTATGACCCTGTCGGACCGGCTCTCGGCGAAATCGGGAAACATCACCGCATCGGGCACCTCAGGGAGGGAGAACGACTCGGTCCATATGGAGGAATAACGCCACGACCCCTCCAGACCATCAAGGCCGGGGATAAAATATCCCCTTTTGGAGGAGTATACAGGATTTCCTTTTCCCCCCTTCATAACCGTGGCTATAAGTTCGCCTTTGGATATAGAGGCCGGATTGGAGCCGTAGCGATACTGAACCGAACCTCTAGTGGAGGACCTAACGAGCTCTTCCCTCCATATAAGCACCGCTCTGACCGGCACATCCTGACGGTAGAATGATGGCCTAGCTGTCACCAGATCGGGGATCGACATAGTGGTGTGCCACCACCAGGCCATATAAATGGCCACCGCTACCAACAGGGTAGAAAGCACCAGCAACCCGTACACTATTCTACGTGCTTTCGTACTCAGATATACCACCTCCGTACAAATATACCGTCCTATTGTACCTCAACAGGATTGTAACCGACCGGGCACAGCTAAAAAACCATATCACAGATCACAAGACAGCTAAAAAGGCTAAAAAACCGCAAAACCAGCGAACATCACCTGCATAAAAAGAGAGATGATCCATTATAAACGCACAAATATCGGTATCACAGCAGGCAAAAAACGTAAAACGCTTGCAAAAACAGCAGAGAGGTGGTATAAGAAAGCATCTTTTTTGGGAATAAAAAAACAGGAGGGGATTCGCCATGGAGGTATCCAGACCTAGAGACATTTTTGCGATGAACGTATTCGACAGAAAGACCATGAAGGAGATGCTGCCGGAGGAGATTTTCAAACGTCTTCTGGCCTCCATCGAGGGAGGACAGAAGCTGGACATCTCCATCGCCGACTTCGTGGCAACCGCCATGAAGGAATGGGCTGTATCCAAAGGGGCGACCCACTACACCCACTGGTTTCTGCCCAGAACCGAGACCACCGCTGAAAAGCACATAGCCTTTCTGACCACCGACGAGACGGGGTCTCCCCTGGATTCCTTCAGTGGAGCGGAGCTGGTCAAAAGCGAGCCAGACGCATCGTCCTTCCCCTCCGGGGGGATACGGTCCACCTTCGAGGCCCGAGGATACAGCACCTGGGACCCTTCAAGCTCGGCGTTTATAGTGAGAAGCCCCAAGGGGGCGACCCTTTGCATACCGTCGGTGTTCATATCCTACGACGGGACCCCTCTGGACATGAAAACCCCTCTCATAAAGTCCATCGACGTGGCGAAAGACAGGGCCATGAGGCTTCTGAAGCTCTTCGGAAACAGGACGGTCAAGTCGGTTGAGGTGACGGTGGGTGCGGAGCAGGAATACTTTCTGGTGGACGAGGAGAAGGCCAACAGGAGGCCGGACCTCCAGTTCTGCGGCAGGACCCTTTTAGGGGCCCCTTCTCCTTTAGAGCAGACCGTGGAGGCCCACTACTTCGGGGCCATCCACCCCAGAATACTTGCCTACATGGAGGACGTTGAGAGGGATATGTACCGAATGGGCCAGGTTCTAAAGGCTAGGCACAACGAGGTGGCCCCCTGCCAGTTCGAGTTCGCCCCGGACGTCTCGGAGGGCAACCTTGGCTGCGACCAGAACCACATACTGATGGAGATAATGAAGAAAATGGCCCTGAGGCACAAGTTCAGGCTGCTCCTCCACGAAAAGCCTTTCGCAGGGGTCAACGGAAGCGGAAAACACCTGAACTTCTCCCTCAGAGACAGCGAGGGCAGAAACCTGCTGAAGCCCTCCTCAAACCAGAGGAGAAACATCCAGTTTCTGACCTTCTTAGGGGCCTTTCTGCTAGGCATGTCCAAACACAGCGGCCTGCTCAGGGCATCTATAGCCTCGCCGGGCAACATGCACCGACTGGGAGGACACGAGGCCCCTCCAGCCATAATGAGCGTCTACCTCGGAGAGGTACTGACCCACATACTGGACAACATAGGAAAGGGCCTGCCGGACAAAGTTCCCTCTCGGTCCCTCATAGACTTAGGGCTAAACAGGCTTCCGTCGGTTTTAGCGGAAAACTCGGACAGAAACCGCACCTCCCCTATAGCCTTCACGGGAAACAAGTTCGAGTTTAGGGCGGTAGGATCTCCTCAGGCCATTTCCGGCCCTCTCACCACGGTGCTGGCGGTCTGGAGCTCCGGCATGGAGGAGATGGCGGACATGATAGAGAGGAGGACGGTAGACGGCAGGATGGACGTCACAGACGCCGCCTTAGAGGCCATAGGACACGCCGCTAAAGAGAGCGCAGCGGTGCGGTTCGAGGGCAACGCCTACACCACCGAGTGGATGGCGGAAGCCAAGGCAAGAGGGCTGGTCATAGCGGAAAACACCGTGGAGGCCCTGGACCAATACCTTATCCCGGAGAACAAGGCCCTCATGGCAAAGCTGGGGATAATGGGAGAGAGGGAGCTCGAGGCCTACTACGAGATAAGGACCGAGCAGTACGTCAAGGCCATGGACGTGGAGATGGGGACCTTGATATCGATGATAAGGGAAGGTGTCCTGCCGGCCATCACCAAGCAGATAACCTTAGAGGGCAACGGCCTAAAGGCCCTGCCCCAGGGATGGGAGCAGGACCTTGGTCCATGGGAGAAGGGCCTGAAGGACATGATAACCCTCAAAAACGGCCTCATAACCGCCAGCCACAGGCTTGAGGACCTGAGACACAGGGCACAGGCCATGGACCTGGCGGAGAGGGCAAAGGTCGTTACGGAAGACGGCCTGCCCCTTATGGCGGCGATCAGGGGCATGAGCGACGGGGCGGAGCTGCTTATAGCAGGGGACCTATGGCCCTACCCCAGATACAGGGAGCTGTTTTTGGTGGACTAAGCCAAGAGCACCTCTAAAACGTCGCTCCTGTTAACCCCATGCGGATCGCATATTTGGTTAAGTCAGCGACAGAATGTAATTTCAACTTATTCATAAGACTCTGCCTGTGGTTATCCACCGTTTTGATGCTTAACCCCATGGCTAATGCCATATCTTTAGAGCTTTTCCCCTCCGCTATAAACTGGAGGACCTCCCTCTCTCTAGGGGTAAGGTCCTCCTTTGGAACCTCGTTTGTCAATATATCCTCCAGAGAATCCAGGGTTATCCTCGTGGATCGCTGGATGCTGGGGCCAAGGTAGAGCAGACCGTCTAGTACCGCTCTTATGGCCCCAGCAAGCTCATCGGTGGCACAGTCTTTGAGGAGGAACGCCCCGGCACCGGCCCTAAACATCTCCACCACGAAATGGTGATCCGAGTGCATAGACAGAGCCACCACCGCTATACCCTCTTTCACCAGCCGTCTAGTAGCCTCTATGCCACCCATTCCTGACATTACTATATCCATGACCGCCACGTCGGGGCGCAGTTCCGTCGCAGCCACCAACGCCGCCCTACCGTCGGAGACCTCCGCGACTACCTCCATATCCCCCTCGGCCTCCAACAGCATGACCAATCCCTTTCTGACTATCTGATGGTCATCGGCAACTAAA
The sequence above is a segment of the Dethiosulfovibrio salsuginis genome. Coding sequences within it:
- a CDS encoding efflux RND transporter periplasmic adaptor subunit — encoded protein: MYGLLVLSTLLVAVAIYMAWWWHTTMSIPDLVTARPSFYRQDVPVRAVLIWREELVRSSTRGSVQYRYGSNPASISKGELIATVMKGGKGNPVYSSKRGYFIPGLDGLEGSWRYSSIWTESFSLPEVPDAVMFPDFAESRSDRVIGKLIPQPQVLRAVFYSPLTESLKSEAQSGFIEFRLDPLGSPFRGDVRVVEVMGQVLKVYMDMPFFPLSSLVRRDMTIYLKGGEWRGAELPESAVVIKNGKKGVFQVRGDRVFFREVRGIPMPGDRFLVYGGLNPGNLVLLNGMIGKEGRIKLW
- a CDS encoding glutamine synthetase III family protein; its protein translation is MEVSRPRDIFAMNVFDRKTMKEMLPEEIFKRLLASIEGGQKLDISIADFVATAMKEWAVSKGATHYTHWFLPRTETTAEKHIAFLTTDETGSPLDSFSGAELVKSEPDASSFPSGGIRSTFEARGYSTWDPSSSAFIVRSPKGATLCIPSVFISYDGTPLDMKTPLIKSIDVAKDRAMRLLKLFGNRTVKSVEVTVGAEQEYFLVDEEKANRRPDLQFCGRTLLGAPSPLEQTVEAHYFGAIHPRILAYMEDVERDMYRMGQVLKARHNEVAPCQFEFAPDVSEGNLGCDQNHILMEIMKKMALRHKFRLLLHEKPFAGVNGSGKHLNFSLRDSEGRNLLKPSSNQRRNIQFLTFLGAFLLGMSKHSGLLRASIASPGNMHRLGGHEAPPAIMSVYLGEVLTHILDNIGKGLPDKVPSRSLIDLGLNRLPSVLAENSDRNRTSPIAFTGNKFEFRAVGSPQAISGPLTTVLAVWSSGMEEMADMIERRTVDGRMDVTDAALEAIGHAAKESAAVRFEGNAYTTEWMAEAKARGLVIAENTVEALDQYLIPENKALMAKLGIMGERELEAYYEIRTEQYVKAMDVEMGTLISMIREGVLPAITKQITLEGNGLKALPQGWEQDLGPWEKGLKDMITLKNGLITASHRLEDLRHRAQAMDLAERAKVVTEDGLPLMAAIRGMSDGAELLIAGDLWPYPRYRELFLVD
- a CDS encoding response regulator, with amino-acid sequence MTIRILVADDHQIVRKGLVMLLEAEGDMEVVAEVSDGRAALVAATELRPDVAVMDIVMSGMGGIEATRRLVKEGIAVVALSMHSDHHFVVEMFRAGAGAFLLKDCATDELAGAIRAVLDGLLYLGPSIQRSTRITLDSLEDILTNEVPKEDLTPREREVLQFIAEGKSSKDMALAMGLSIKTVDNHRQSLMNKLKLHSVADLTKYAIRMGLTGATF